From a region of the Nocardioides ginsengisegetis genome:
- a CDS encoding ABC transporter substrate-binding protein translates to MSALVLAACGSQLDPGTVAQVNGESGQAGSASGEFPTSGDSPAGTLPGGSAAGSGGGSGSTGDAGSGGSGDTSGSGDGPPAVSGQQGSCAGFKNGPGITDDTITIGNAADVSGPIPGLFESSQEATKAFVAYFNATSEICGRKLELNTYDSRTDAGGDQQAYTAACDEVFAMVGSMSAFDHGGAGTAQSCGLPDVRALAATSARNDCSTCFSSFASDVNEVSNDYPTFIKAHYASSADKVALLYMNAGAAVEIADNAVAAFTKQGLDIIYDQGIDVTEFNYSPYVQQLKDKGVEVVLFLGAWQQSVKMAQTMQQMGYQPKLYLRDAGDYTAPYAEQGGDAVEGTTVALSFTPFEEASSNPELSLYMSWLQQVKPGASPSFFGVYSWSAARLFVETAAKLGGKLTRATLLDALSKVDNWTSQGLTAPQHVGSKRTAGCMRYLQLEGGNWKPYGGTKYICSGTTRVG, encoded by the coding sequence GTGTCCGCGCTCGTCCTGGCGGCCTGTGGGTCCCAGCTCGATCCCGGGACCGTCGCGCAGGTGAACGGGGAGTCGGGCCAGGCAGGCTCAGCCTCCGGTGAATTCCCGACGAGCGGTGACTCCCCGGCTGGGACCTTACCGGGCGGCAGCGCCGCAGGAAGCGGCGGTGGCTCGGGGTCGACCGGTGACGCCGGCAGTGGCGGCTCGGGCGACACGAGCGGTTCGGGCGACGGGCCCCCGGCTGTCTCCGGCCAGCAGGGCTCCTGTGCAGGGTTCAAGAACGGGCCCGGCATCACCGACGACACGATCACGATCGGCAACGCCGCAGATGTGTCCGGACCGATTCCCGGCCTGTTTGAGTCCTCGCAGGAAGCCACGAAGGCTTTCGTGGCCTACTTCAACGCCACCAGCGAAATCTGCGGGCGCAAGCTGGAGCTGAATACCTACGACAGCCGCACCGACGCCGGCGGTGACCAGCAGGCCTACACCGCAGCCTGTGACGAGGTGTTCGCGATGGTCGGGTCGATGTCGGCGTTCGACCACGGGGGTGCCGGGACCGCCCAGAGCTGCGGTCTGCCCGACGTCCGCGCGCTCGCGGCGACCTCGGCACGCAACGACTGCTCCACCTGCTTCTCGAGCTTCGCCTCGGACGTCAACGAGGTCAGCAACGACTACCCCACCTTCATCAAGGCGCATTATGCCTCGTCCGCAGACAAGGTCGCCCTGCTCTACATGAATGCCGGTGCCGCGGTGGAAATTGCAGACAACGCCGTGGCCGCCTTCACCAAGCAGGGTCTCGACATCATCTACGACCAGGGGATCGATGTCACGGAGTTCAACTACTCGCCCTATGTCCAGCAGCTCAAGGACAAGGGTGTCGAGGTTGTCTTGTTCCTCGGGGCCTGGCAGCAATCGGTGAAGATGGCGCAGACGATGCAGCAGATGGGGTACCAGCCGAAGCTGTATCTGCGTGACGCTGGCGACTACACCGCCCCGTACGCCGAGCAGGGAGGGGACGCGGTCGAAGGGACCACGGTCGCTCTGAGCTTCACGCCGTTCGAGGAAGCTTCGTCGAACCCGGAGCTGTCGCTCTACATGAGCTGGCTTCAACAGGTCAAGCCTGGTGCTTCACCCTCCTTCTTTGGCGTCTACTCATGGTCCGCCGCGCGGCTCTTCGTCGAGACCGCCGCCAAGCTTGGCGGCAAGCTCACCAGGGCGACCCTCCTCGACGCGCTGAGCAAGGTCGACAACTGGACCTCGCAAGGCTTGACGGCGCCGCAGCACGTTGGTTCCAAGCGCACGGCGGGCTGCATGCGCTACCTCCAGCTGGAAGGTGGCAACTGGAAGCCGTACGGCGGCACCAAGTACATCTGCTCAGGCACGACTAGAGTCGGGTAG
- a CDS encoding enoyl-CoA hydratase-related protein: MSEQWGLTRLDIGPDGRPGAAVRRIRLTDWFDAPLERISETAAAIRRSLPLTIGITSEPPPPRVRPLIEALTLTLCSPKIVSPSGELIQVSDPETSYEGLRATVEAKPQAAVALGQLLRQTPNLETTAALAAEAAVYSMLLGGSEFADWLSCAGERRAATHLPAAPVRLQRSDNRLSVQLDHPTRRNALSVAMREELFCALELAVLDEQITSVALSGAGESFCSGGDLAEFGTAVDLVAAYLVRIDRAPWRLLDDLRNRLDERLWIRVHGAVIGAGVEMAAFGGRVTCTQATYFQLPEISMGLVPGAGGTVSITRRIGRWRAAWIMLTGHRMDAETALRWGLVDELESSEGES, from the coding sequence GTGAGCGAGCAGTGGGGCTTGACCAGGCTCGACATCGGACCGGATGGGCGACCCGGAGCAGCCGTCCGCCGGATTCGACTCACAGACTGGTTCGACGCCCCTCTCGAACGGATCTCCGAGACCGCAGCGGCCATCAGACGTTCGCTGCCTCTCACGATTGGGATCACCTCCGAGCCTCCCCCACCAAGAGTCCGGCCGCTCATCGAAGCCCTGACTCTGACCCTGTGCAGTCCAAAGATCGTGTCCCCATCTGGCGAACTCATCCAGGTGAGCGATCCAGAGACCAGTTATGAGGGCTTGAGGGCGACGGTCGAGGCCAAACCCCAAGCTGCAGTTGCGCTCGGCCAACTGCTACGCCAGACACCCAACCTGGAGACGACAGCCGCCCTGGCCGCAGAAGCGGCGGTGTACTCGATGCTGTTGGGCGGCAGCGAGTTCGCCGACTGGTTGTCTTGCGCAGGAGAGAGGCGAGCAGCGACCCACCTGCCGGCCGCCCCCGTGCGGCTACAACGCTCGGACAATCGCTTGAGCGTGCAGCTCGACCATCCCACCCGGCGCAACGCCCTCAGCGTGGCGATGCGGGAGGAGCTCTTCTGCGCCCTCGAACTCGCAGTGCTCGATGAGCAGATCACGAGCGTCGCACTCTCCGGAGCAGGTGAGTCGTTCTGCAGCGGCGGCGACCTCGCGGAGTTCGGCACCGCGGTCGATCTCGTCGCGGCGTACCTGGTGCGGATCGACCGGGCTCCCTGGCGCCTCTTGGACGACTTGCGGAACCGTCTGGACGAACGGCTCTGGATCAGGGTTCACGGTGCCGTGATCGGAGCGGGCGTCGAGATGGCGGCCTTCGGAGGTCGGGTCACCTGCACACAGGCGACCTACTTCCAGCTGCCCGAGATCTCCATGGGCCTCGTTCCCGGGGCGGGCGGAACGGTCAGCATCACGCGACGCATCGGTCGATGGCGGGCCGCCTGGATCATGCTCACCGGCCATCGGATGGACGCCGAGACCGCCTTGCGTTGGGGGCTCGTCGACGAGCTCGAGTCGTCGGAAGGCGAGTCGTGA
- a CDS encoding amidohydrolase family protein, translating into MTDTAPALFLHRAEVYGVGTFDCRIQGGVITQLGRGLREQPGDAVVDVRGGALIPGLADHHLHLAAMAAHDQSIDLAGRPTDLALALRDCRPDESGWIRIVGYDDVAHGELDRYRLDTLTGDVPTRVQHRSGALWILNTVAVSRLEVAEAGQPGVERDGEGVPTGRLWRADHWLSEAVARSLPRRRDLSLRTVGKRLAACGVTHVADATPGVTHLKLVADAVSEGAVEQHVLLMTTAAWPHAHPRLTIGPAKLVVPDHEPLDLDGLVEQIRGAHARSRPVAIHCVTRAALALTLAAFDLAGTTRGDRIEHAAVAGHDLIAEVAKRDLTVVTQPSLVTRRGDDYWNRSDPEDRDDLWPYARLLDAGVRAAPSSDAPYGDADPWATLAASSSRRTRSGRLLGADERVAADVALRGMLSALDNPGGPPRAITVGAPADLVVLDRPLVEALEAPDKGCVRLTLISGRIVHDASSS; encoded by the coding sequence GTGACCGACACCGCCCCGGCACTTTTCCTGCATCGGGCTGAGGTCTACGGCGTCGGGACGTTCGACTGCCGCATCCAGGGCGGCGTCATCACCCAGCTCGGACGAGGGTTGAGGGAGCAGCCCGGTGACGCGGTCGTCGATGTCCGCGGCGGAGCCCTCATCCCTGGCCTCGCGGACCATCACCTGCACCTCGCGGCGATGGCTGCGCACGACCAGTCGATCGACCTCGCCGGGCGGCCCACGGACCTCGCACTCGCCCTCCGTGACTGCCGTCCCGACGAGAGCGGCTGGATCCGGATCGTTGGTTACGACGACGTCGCCCACGGCGAGCTGGACCGCTACAGGCTCGACACCCTCACCGGCGACGTTCCGACGCGCGTCCAACACCGCTCAGGCGCACTCTGGATCCTCAATACAGTTGCGGTCAGCCGTCTGGAGGTGGCGGAAGCCGGGCAACCAGGCGTCGAACGAGATGGCGAAGGAGTGCCGACCGGCCGCCTGTGGCGGGCCGACCACTGGCTCAGCGAAGCAGTCGCTCGATCCCTCCCTCGGCGTCGCGATCTCTCCCTCCGAACAGTCGGGAAACGCTTGGCGGCGTGCGGCGTCACGCACGTCGCCGACGCAACACCAGGGGTTACCCATCTGAAGCTGGTCGCGGATGCAGTCTCCGAGGGTGCGGTGGAACAGCACGTGCTACTGATGACGACCGCTGCTTGGCCTCACGCTCACCCACGACTGACGATCGGGCCGGCGAAGCTGGTCGTTCCGGATCATGAACCCCTCGACCTCGATGGCCTGGTCGAGCAGATCCGTGGCGCGCACGCGAGGTCCCGTCCGGTCGCGATCCATTGCGTGACCCGCGCCGCGCTTGCCCTGACCCTGGCAGCCTTCGACCTGGCTGGCACGACACGAGGCGATCGCATCGAGCACGCAGCAGTCGCCGGCCACGACCTGATCGCGGAGGTGGCGAAGAGAGACCTGACCGTCGTCACTCAACCGAGCCTGGTCACCCGTCGCGGCGACGACTACTGGAACCGGTCGGATCCAGAGGATCGAGACGACCTGTGGCCGTACGCCCGCCTGCTCGACGCCGGTGTGCGTGCAGCACCGAGCAGTGACGCACCGTATGGCGACGCCGACCCCTGGGCGACTCTCGCTGCCTCCTCGAGCCGCAGGACGCGGTCGGGTCGACTGCTGGGTGCCGACGAGCGAGTCGCCGCGGACGTGGCACTCAGGGGAATGCTCTCGGCCCTCGACAACCCCGGCGGGCCGCCACGAGCGATCACCGTCGGGGCGCCCGCCGACCTCGTCGTTCTGGACCGGCCGCTCGTCGAGGCGCTCGAAGCGCCAGACAAGGGTTGCGTCCGGCTCACCCTGATCAGCGGCCGAATCGTGCACGATGCCAGCAGCTCCTAG
- a CDS encoding CoA transferase, with amino-acid sequence MFEAMPHKDPWVRLGDAAATRTSDEFVERIRLFGVPAAAVPEHVPNVEVPWKALRITGALAGASLDGALVVDLSSLWAGPLCGQILGRAGARVVKVESARRPDGARAGEPRLFDWLHAGQESVAVDFTLAQDRASVADLIRSADFVIEASRPRALAQLGLSHDQLDLRAGTVWVSITGYGRGRPDLVAFGDDAAAAGGLLARSRCGPVFCADAIADPLTGVIAALAAVASRAAGGGHLLDVAMSQVAAAFAGAELGCSGTHRIDRRRTSWFVRCVRSGDEQRVLGPRAPELTGHARRLGADNDRWLARSSA; translated from the coding sequence ATGTTCGAGGCCATGCCGCACAAAGATCCGTGGGTCCGGTTGGGCGATGCTGCCGCGACGCGCACATCTGACGAGTTCGTCGAACGCATCCGACTGTTCGGCGTCCCAGCAGCGGCGGTGCCCGAGCACGTCCCCAACGTCGAGGTGCCATGGAAAGCGCTGCGAATCACCGGTGCACTGGCCGGTGCCTCGCTCGACGGCGCACTGGTCGTCGACCTCTCGTCGCTGTGGGCCGGACCCCTCTGTGGACAGATCCTCGGTCGCGCCGGCGCCCGCGTCGTCAAGGTCGAGAGCGCGCGTCGGCCGGATGGTGCGCGGGCGGGAGAGCCACGCTTGTTCGACTGGTTGCACGCCGGGCAGGAGAGCGTTGCGGTCGACTTCACCCTCGCCCAGGACCGGGCCTCGGTTGCGGACCTGATTCGGTCGGCGGACTTCGTCATTGAGGCGTCCCGTCCCCGAGCCTTGGCCCAGCTCGGGTTGTCCCACGATCAGCTCGACCTGCGTGCGGGCACAGTGTGGGTGTCCATCACTGGATACGGTCGCGGTCGACCCGACCTGGTCGCTTTCGGTGACGATGCTGCCGCGGCCGGCGGTCTCCTGGCGAGGTCCCGCTGCGGCCCAGTCTTCTGCGCCGACGCGATCGCCGACCCACTGACCGGGGTGATCGCGGCACTGGCCGCCGTGGCCAGCCGCGCCGCGGGCGGCGGGCACCTGCTCGACGTCGCGATGTCGCAGGTGGCAGCCGCGTTCGCGGGCGCCGAGCTCGGGTGCTCAGGCACGCATCGCATCGATCGGCGGCGGACTTCGTGGTTCGTCAGGTGCGTACGGTCCGGCGATGAGCAACGAGTTCTCGGACCACGCGCGCCTGAGCTGACTGGTCACGCGCGGCGGTTGGGGGCTGACAACGACCGGTGGCTGGCGAGATCGAGTGCCTAG
- a CDS encoding class I adenylate-forming enzyme family protein: MGKGIGLLLELGAAMSGDRIAVGRGVEAITFAQLEERATAAATYVAASDARSVVYVGQIGPAFHVALFASALAGVPITSLNYRLADAQIAGLIDQLDAPLVVADEAYIASLADRPRVYASSTLLSELPPAHDRPLPDVDDDSPAVVLFTSGTTSVPKGVVLRHSHLISYVLSTVDPGSADEGDTALVCVPPYHVAGIGTVLTNTVAGRRVVHLADFTARDWLDAVAEERVTSAMLVPTMLARIVDELDGSQAVAPTLRSIAYGGSRIPAPVLAKALSAFPDAGFVNAYGLTETSSTIALLGPDDHRAALCGPDPAARARLSSVGRFVPGVEGEIRDDEGNVLATGSVGELWVRGPQVSGEYLRTGSVVDEAGWFPTRDRAHLDADGYLFVEGRADDTIIRGGENIAPAEVEDVIAEHPAVREVVVVGLPDEEWGERLVAVVVARAPVAPEELRAFVRARLRGSRTPDDIIVREDELPKTPTGKLLRRELVDDLLAPR, encoded by the coding sequence ATGGGTAAGGGCATCGGCCTGCTGTTGGAGCTCGGTGCGGCCATGTCCGGTGACCGGATCGCTGTCGGACGCGGCGTTGAGGCGATCACGTTCGCGCAGCTCGAGGAACGCGCGACCGCGGCCGCCACCTACGTCGCCGCCTCGGACGCGCGCTCGGTCGTGTACGTCGGTCAAATCGGTCCGGCATTCCACGTCGCGCTGTTTGCTTCCGCACTTGCAGGAGTGCCGATCACTTCGCTGAACTACCGCCTCGCCGACGCGCAGATCGCCGGGCTGATCGACCAGCTGGACGCGCCGCTGGTCGTTGCTGACGAGGCGTACATCGCCTCGCTCGCGGACCGTCCCCGGGTGTACGCCAGCTCGACCTTGCTCTCCGAGCTGCCGCCCGCCCACGACCGACCACTCCCGGACGTCGACGACGACAGCCCCGCAGTGGTGTTGTTCACGAGCGGGACCACCAGCGTTCCCAAGGGCGTTGTCCTGCGGCACTCGCACCTCATCTCCTACGTGCTGAGCACGGTGGACCCGGGCAGCGCGGACGAGGGCGACACCGCGTTGGTCTGCGTCCCGCCGTATCACGTGGCCGGCATCGGCACAGTCCTCACCAACACGGTTGCCGGGCGCCGCGTGGTGCACCTGGCGGACTTCACTGCCCGAGACTGGCTCGACGCTGTCGCCGAGGAGCGCGTGACCAGCGCGATGCTGGTGCCGACGATGCTGGCGCGGATCGTCGACGAGCTCGACGGCTCGCAGGCCGTTGCCCCGACGCTGCGGTCGATCGCGTACGGCGGCTCGCGGATCCCGGCGCCGGTGCTGGCAAAGGCCTTGAGCGCGTTCCCAGATGCTGGCTTCGTCAATGCCTACGGTCTGACCGAGACCTCGTCCACGATCGCGCTGCTCGGGCCCGACGACCACCGCGCCGCGCTCTGCGGCCCGGACCCTGCTGCCCGCGCGCGGTTGTCCAGCGTCGGGCGGTTCGTGCCCGGGGTCGAGGGCGAGATCCGTGACGACGAAGGCAACGTCTTGGCCACTGGATCGGTCGGCGAGCTCTGGGTCCGGGGCCCGCAGGTCTCCGGCGAGTACCTCAGGACTGGCAGTGTCGTCGACGAGGCGGGCTGGTTCCCGACCCGCGACCGCGCGCATCTCGACGCTGACGGCTACCTCTTCGTCGAGGGTCGCGCCGACGACACCATCATCCGCGGCGGTGAGAACATCGCGCCAGCGGAAGTCGAGGACGTCATCGCCGAGCATCCTGCGGTTCGCGAGGTCGTCGTCGTCGGCCTTCCTGACGAGGAGTGGGGCGAGCGCCTGGTCGCCGTTGTCGTCGCGCGGGCTCCGGTCGCGCCCGAGGAGCTGCGCGCATTCGTGCGAGCCCGCTTGCGAGGCAGTCGCACACCCGACGACATCATCGTCAGGGAAGACGAGCTGCCCAAGACGCCGACAGGAAAGCTCCTGCGGCGCGAACTCGTCGACGACCTTCTGGCACCGAGATGA
- a CDS encoding PaaI family thioesterase, translating into MTVYDPEHHFLAQLGMYDVEVPEDADLAMALPVHGRVTNPRGGLQGGLIATLIDVTAGRAALAAAGESRGVPTSDMHIRFLSAVTVGPAVAVARVLRNGRTQIVLEVEVRDEGRNVLAATCTLAFSVVESRPGQDERARIFKRAGYS; encoded by the coding sequence ATGACCGTCTACGACCCCGAGCACCACTTCCTGGCCCAGCTCGGGATGTACGACGTGGAGGTGCCCGAGGACGCGGACCTGGCCATGGCACTGCCGGTGCACGGGCGGGTGACCAATCCGCGCGGGGGGCTGCAAGGAGGACTGATAGCCACCTTGATCGATGTGACTGCGGGACGCGCCGCCCTCGCCGCAGCCGGAGAGAGCCGCGGCGTACCGACGTCGGACATGCACATCCGGTTCCTCAGTGCCGTCACCGTCGGACCGGCCGTCGCCGTGGCTCGGGTGCTCCGCAACGGCCGGACCCAGATTGTCCTCGAGGTCGAAGTGCGCGACGAGGGCCGCAACGTGTTGGCCGCCACCTGCACGTTGGCGTTCTCGGTCGTTGAGTCACGTCCGGGGCAGGACGAACGGGCCCGGATCTTCAAGCGGGCCGGGTACAGCTAG
- a CDS encoding aldehyde dehydrogenase family protein has protein sequence MTALTEETTSSPAAVVGALRRVFASGQTRDHAWRDAQLAGLGRLLSERGDDLVAALAADLRRTEFESIMFDLVSITPEIKHARNKLKRWMMPRRVSVPLNVKPGKAWYTYEPLGVVMVIGAWNYPVNLTFMPLIAALAAGNCVVVKPSEVASHTSAALAELLPLYVDPEAVVVVEGGAEVTLDLIDQNLDHVFFTGSPTVGSAIMAAASKHLTPVTLELGGKCPVIVTESARLDVAARRIAFGKLANSGQTCVAPDYVMVDRKVRDEFVPLLVKTLEEFSEGRRLPIVNQRHAARIEALVASAGGQVVTGGDVDVENASAPITVVLDPAPGSAIMAEEIFGPVLPVVTVEGLDDAIGRVNAGTKPLASYLFTQDRSDEERSLAGFSAGATVINHVMMHMAVHDLPFGGVGTSGTGRYHGHWGFETFSHAKAILRQQTRIDPRLMYPPYSPRFQKMVRKQL, from the coding sequence GTGACTGCCCTGACCGAGGAGACCACGTCGAGCCCGGCGGCGGTCGTCGGCGCGCTGCGAAGGGTGTTCGCGTCGGGACAGACCCGGGACCACGCCTGGCGCGATGCGCAGCTCGCGGGTCTCGGCCGATTGCTCTCGGAGCGCGGCGACGACCTGGTCGCGGCACTCGCTGCGGACCTGCGCCGGACCGAGTTCGAGTCGATCATGTTCGATCTGGTGTCGATCACGCCCGAGATCAAGCACGCGCGCAACAAGCTCAAGAGGTGGATGATGCCCCGCCGGGTGTCGGTTCCGCTCAACGTCAAGCCCGGCAAGGCCTGGTACACGTACGAGCCGCTCGGCGTCGTGATGGTGATCGGAGCCTGGAACTATCCGGTGAATCTCACCTTCATGCCATTGATCGCCGCGCTGGCTGCCGGCAACTGCGTGGTGGTCAAGCCGTCGGAGGTGGCCTCACACACCTCCGCCGCGCTGGCCGAGCTGCTACCGCTGTACGTCGACCCGGAAGCCGTGGTCGTCGTCGAGGGTGGTGCCGAGGTGACGCTGGACCTGATCGACCAGAACCTCGACCACGTCTTCTTCACTGGGAGTCCGACCGTCGGGAGCGCCATCATGGCCGCTGCGTCCAAGCACCTGACGCCGGTGACCCTGGAGCTCGGGGGCAAGTGCCCGGTGATCGTGACGGAGTCGGCCCGCCTCGACGTCGCCGCGCGCCGGATCGCGTTCGGCAAGCTTGCCAACTCGGGACAGACCTGCGTTGCTCCCGACTACGTGATGGTGGACCGCAAGGTCCGTGATGAGTTCGTCCCGCTGCTGGTCAAGACCCTGGAGGAGTTCTCCGAGGGACGTCGCCTGCCGATCGTCAACCAGCGGCACGCAGCCCGGATCGAGGCCCTCGTCGCGTCGGCGGGTGGCCAAGTCGTCACCGGAGGTGACGTCGATGTCGAGAACGCCTCCGCGCCGATCACGGTCGTCCTCGATCCGGCGCCGGGATCGGCGATCATGGCCGAGGAGATCTTCGGCCCGGTGCTCCCGGTCGTCACGGTTGAGGGTCTCGACGACGCCATAGGCCGGGTGAACGCCGGAACCAAGCCGCTGGCGAGCTATCTGTTCACCCAGGACCGCAGCGACGAGGAGCGATCCCTCGCCGGGTTCTCCGCTGGTGCCACCGTGATCAACCACGTGATGATGCACATGGCCGTGCACGACTTGCCCTTCGGCGGCGTGGGCACAAGTGGGACCGGCCGCTACCACGGGCACTGGGGCTTCGAGACCTTCAGTCACGCCAAGGCCATCCTGCGCCAGCAGACCCGGATCGATCCGAGACTGATGTATCCGCCGTACAGCCCGCGCTTTCAGAAGATGGTGCGCAAGCAGCTCTAG
- a CDS encoding emopamil-binding protein: MNVDQSQRSRVDVVDLARPFTQGRLRLYLTIASIQGLVTLICAVGVSTGVLPAARSLDVVANVFNVLAMVLLPALVVALVADPVRRGAELILVWLPFTAMAQLTFELAWVIGQPLDWWKAEGDPGGTWMWWQFAQTDTRYFGDNPAIFALELTAVVAAIPVLLAFRQLIRVDLTDRARVKALFMAGAGLAVLTSNTLFYFASLARDGFDAIGQGDYGMVKMIALNVPYLIVPVFVLIAIGRQIDWLYQRAAADLSGEVQ; this comes from the coding sequence GTGAACGTGGACCAGAGTCAACGAAGCCGGGTCGACGTTGTCGATCTCGCCCGCCCCTTCACCCAGGGGAGGCTGCGGCTCTACCTGACGATCGCGTCCATCCAGGGCCTGGTCACGCTCATCTGTGCCGTCGGTGTGAGTACAGGAGTGCTGCCCGCGGCCCGTTCCCTCGACGTGGTGGCCAACGTCTTCAACGTGCTGGCGATGGTGCTGCTGCCGGCGCTGGTCGTTGCGCTGGTGGCTGATCCTGTCCGCCGGGGCGCGGAGCTGATTCTGGTCTGGCTGCCGTTCACCGCGATGGCCCAGCTGACCTTCGAGCTGGCTTGGGTGATCGGTCAGCCGCTGGACTGGTGGAAGGCGGAGGGCGACCCGGGTGGGACCTGGATGTGGTGGCAGTTCGCCCAGACCGACACCCGCTACTTCGGCGACAACCCGGCCATCTTTGCCCTGGAGCTGACGGCGGTCGTTGCCGCGATTCCGGTGCTGCTTGCCTTCCGGCAGCTGATTCGCGTCGACCTGACTGATCGCGCACGGGTCAAAGCATTGTTCATGGCGGGCGCCGGGCTGGCGGTGCTCACGTCGAACACTCTTTTCTACTTCGCCTCGTTGGCGCGCGACGGCTTCGACGCCATCGGTCAAGGCGACTACGGAATGGTGAAGATGATCGCCCTGAACGTGCCGTACCTCATTGTGCCGGTCTTCGTCCTGATCGCAATCGGCCGCCAGATCGACTGGCTTTACCAACGTGCCGCCGCGGACCTGTCCGGAGAGGTGCAGTGA
- a CDS encoding SDR family oxidoreductase, producing the protein MARKRPADLDRKLVAITGAARGIGLATARSFLAAGAVVAIADVDGELAERVAAEIGAHAFTVDVADVVSFGTFLDQVETKLGPIDVLVNNAGIMPIGPLPDEPEQVTQRIVSINLLGALHGTKLAMARMLPRGSGHIINVASAVGRFAAPNSATYSATKFGVVGLTQAVRGELRGTGIEASVILPAATNTDLVSGLTEAGKVVEPEDVAAAIVGVVRKPRFETWVPRSDQRSFKLMQLLPYRVFEAAAYRAPATGIFLSQDSLARAAYEDRARG; encoded by the coding sequence GTGGCACGCAAAAGGCCGGCCGACCTGGACCGCAAGCTTGTCGCCATCACCGGCGCAGCGCGGGGCATCGGCCTCGCGACCGCGCGGTCGTTCCTCGCCGCCGGCGCGGTGGTGGCGATCGCTGACGTGGACGGCGAGCTGGCCGAAAGGGTCGCGGCCGAGATCGGTGCGCACGCCTTCACGGTCGATGTCGCGGACGTCGTTTCGTTCGGCACCTTCCTCGACCAGGTCGAGACGAAGCTCGGCCCGATCGACGTCCTGGTGAACAACGCCGGGATCATGCCGATCGGACCGCTGCCTGACGAGCCCGAGCAGGTCACCCAGCGGATCGTGTCGATCAACTTGCTCGGGGCGCTCCACGGGACCAAGCTGGCGATGGCCCGGATGCTCCCGCGCGGTTCCGGCCACATCATCAACGTCGCTTCGGCCGTGGGTCGGTTTGCGGCGCCGAACTCAGCGACGTACAGCGCCACCAAGTTCGGGGTCGTTGGCCTCACCCAGGCGGTGCGCGGCGAGCTCCGAGGTACCGGCATCGAGGCCTCGGTGATCCTGCCGGCTGCCACCAACACCGACCTCGTGAGCGGCCTGACGGAAGCCGGCAAGGTCGTCGAGCCCGAGGATGTGGCGGCCGCGATCGTGGGGGTGGTGCGCAAGCCCCGCTTCGAGACGTGGGTGCCCCGGTCCGACCAGCGCTCGTTCAAGCTCATGCAGCTGCTCCCCTACCGGGTCTTCGAGGCCGCGGCCTACCGGGCGCCCGCCACCGGGATCTTCCTGTCTCAGGACAGCCTTGCCCGGGCGGCGTACGAGGACCGCGCGCGCGGCTGA